The following proteins are co-located in the Micropterus dolomieu isolate WLL.071019.BEF.003 ecotype Adirondacks unplaced genomic scaffold, ASM2129224v1 contig_11825, whole genome shotgun sequence genome:
- the LOC123965913 gene encoding coxsackievirus and adenovirus receptor homolog isoform X1, which yields MSLVVFFCFLILSLVSASEDQREIKVNPGQDVSLLCQGPRNASVKLSEWTRPDLKSDGYVFFYRNERPYENFQHESFHGRVELRDPELKDGDASVVLKNVTFNDTGTYECRIVTNARQEIKHLIDLKVTDSDHTAGNKDGGNKEGGNKEGFPSIVVGLSVIGVLLFVVVVYICRRNRVHQSMIHTHLIITGDPVS from the exons ATGTCGCTCGTGGTTTTCTTCTGTTTCCTGATCCTCTCTCTGGTCTCTGCATCTGAAG atcaGCGAGAGATAAAAGTGAATCCTGGACAGGACGTCTCTCTTCTGTGTCAGGGTCCCAGAAATGCCTCTGTCAAACTTTCAGAGTGGACCAGACCTGACCTGAAGTCAGACGGTTACGTTTTCTTTTACCGAAACGAGCGGCCGTATGAAAACTTCCAGCATGAATCTTTTCATGGTCGAGTGGAGCTGAGAGATCCAGAGCTGAAGGACGGAGACGCTTCTGTTGTCCTGAAGAACGTCACCTTCAACGACACTGGAACATACGAGTGTCGGATTGTAACTAACGCACGACAAGAGATCAAGCACCTGATCGACCTGAAGGTTACAGACTCAG ATCACACAGCTGGAAACAAGGATGGAGGaaacaaagagggaggaaaCAAGGAGGGATTTCCTAGCATCGTAGTTGGACTGTCAGTTATTGGTGTGctgctttttgttgttgttgtttatatttgtaGAAGAAATAGAGTTCATCAGAGCATGATTCATACACACCTTATAATAACAGGTGACCCAGTGAGCTGA
- the LOC123965913 gene encoding coxsackievirus and adenovirus receptor homolog isoform X3 — MSLVVFFCFLILSLVSASEDQREIKVNPGQDVSLLCQGPRNASVKLSEWTRPDLKSDGYVFFYRNERPYENFQHESFHGRVELRDPELKDGDASVVLKNVTFNDTGTYECRIVTNARQEIKHLIDLKVTDSDHTAGNKDGGNKEGGNKEGFPSIVVGLSVIV; from the exons ATGTCGCTCGTGGTTTTCTTCTGTTTCCTGATCCTCTCTCTGGTCTCTGCATCTGAAG atcaGCGAGAGATAAAAGTGAATCCTGGACAGGACGTCTCTCTTCTGTGTCAGGGTCCCAGAAATGCCTCTGTCAAACTTTCAGAGTGGACCAGACCTGACCTGAAGTCAGACGGTTACGTTTTCTTTTACCGAAACGAGCGGCCGTATGAAAACTTCCAGCATGAATCTTTTCATGGTCGAGTGGAGCTGAGAGATCCAGAGCTGAAGGACGGAGACGCTTCTGTTGTCCTGAAGAACGTCACCTTCAACGACACTGGAACATACGAGTGTCGGATTGTAACTAACGCACGACAAGAGATCAAGCACCTGATCGACCTGAAGGTTACAGACTCAG ATCACACAGCTGGAAACAAGGATGGAGGaaacaaagagggaggaaaCAAGGAGGGATTTCCTAGCATCGTAGTTGGACTGTCAGTTATTG TTTAA
- the LOC123965913 gene encoding coxsackievirus and adenovirus receptor homolog isoform X2: protein MSLVVFFCFLILSLVSASEDQREIKVNPGQDVSLLCQGPRNASVKLSEWTRPDLKSDGYVFFYRNERPYENFQHESFHGRVELRDPELKDGDASVVLKNVTFNDTGTYECRIVTNARQEIKHLIDLKVTDSDHTAGNKDGGNKEGGNKEGFPSIVVGLSVIGLPDLVKCQCSAAKACTFSAN from the exons ATGTCGCTCGTGGTTTTCTTCTGTTTCCTGATCCTCTCTCTGGTCTCTGCATCTGAAG atcaGCGAGAGATAAAAGTGAATCCTGGACAGGACGTCTCTCTTCTGTGTCAGGGTCCCAGAAATGCCTCTGTCAAACTTTCAGAGTGGACCAGACCTGACCTGAAGTCAGACGGTTACGTTTTCTTTTACCGAAACGAGCGGCCGTATGAAAACTTCCAGCATGAATCTTTTCATGGTCGAGTGGAGCTGAGAGATCCAGAGCTGAAGGACGGAGACGCTTCTGTTGTCCTGAAGAACGTCACCTTCAACGACACTGGAACATACGAGTGTCGGATTGTAACTAACGCACGACAAGAGATCAAGCACCTGATCGACCTGAAGGTTACAGACTCAG ATCACACAGCTGGAAACAAGGATGGAGGaaacaaagagggaggaaaCAAGGAGGGATTTCCTAGCATCGTAGTTGGACTGTCAGTTATTG GCCTGCCGGACCTCGTAAAATGTCAATGTTCTGCAGCCAAAGCTTGTACATTTAGTGCCAATTGA